One window of the Salvia miltiorrhiza cultivar Shanhuang (shh) chromosome 6, IMPLAD_Smil_shh, whole genome shotgun sequence genome contains the following:
- the LOC130988458 gene encoding uncharacterized protein LOC130988458, which yields MESWIPLLQVFLNSTCPETEASKWLQEMFNPPVSNSPPISTTSFLTLLMRPSDTASVQHSSPQEKRVMWIQTLPSVVQARILSFLAYEHQRFCTRELCRLARVLLSEGKGVDFWVKKTAQQLLDLVSVSNYQWLSHLNLDSEEDTAEDEFYMMPDWVRDAAKDNESVFPWLPMSADELSDKMPLTSNGGDGDVLLIDAEESKQENIDEEMVEIGEDDVNIDGPVDVEAEKLAKSLKTELLHIDSSLKAVELAKKIRKLCCGGRRNRLAILNLIEPWSADDETAAVLMSHMSDESEADESDWPAHILCSIVLPKFLVLSEPSSRVLVNATIEYCRAHQRAAEYALLFPLVLRKDGMNNPVCDVITRVVRECMHPAHVSAFCQKLLTQDEDEWRFICLPCHRCLISEELVWTESLFSLWRNILDHNVHLMQDSVDQLVNQVCKYSSRYSKSLKFANFLLCLVNKCTPLLRSHKLILTAAVENSDTLVTKSILSKLSAL from the exons ATGGAATCCTGGATTCCACTGTTGCAAGTTTTTTTAAATTCGACATGCCCTGAGACCGAAGCTTCAAAATGGTTGCAAGAGATGTTCAACCCTCCTGTGTCCAACTCCCCACCCATTTCTACCACATCTTTCCTTACACTGCTTATGAGACCTTCAGACACCGCTTCTGTTCAACATTCTTCTCCACAAGAAAAAAG GGTTATGTGGATTCAGACGCTGCCTAGTGTAGTTCAGGCCCGAATTTTATCGTTTCTTGCATATGAGCATCAGAGATTTTGCACGAGGGAATTGTGTAGACTTGCTAGGGTTTTGCTGAGTGAGGGCAAAGGTGTGGATTTTTGGGTGAAAAAAACTGCTCAGCAGCTGCTTGACTTGGTATCTGTATCTAATTATCAATGGCTCTCTCATTTGAATTTGGACTCTGAAGAGGATACTGCGGAGGACGAGTTCTATATGATGCCGGATTGGGTTAGGGATGCCGCTAAAGATAATGAATCGGTGTTTCCTTGGCTCCCAATGTCAGCTGATGAACTAAGCGATAAAATGCCCTTGACTAGTAATGGAGGTGATGGGGATGTTTTGCTGATTGATGCTGAGGAGAGTAAACAGGAAAATATTGATGAAGAGATGGTAGAGATTGGTGAGGATGATGTGAATATTGATGGCCCTGTTGACGTTGAAGCTGAAAAATTGGCTAAATCTTTAAAAACCGAGCTTCTGCATATAGACAGTAGTTTGAAAGCTGTGGAATTGGCTAAGAAAATTCGCAAACTTTGTTGCGGTGGTAGAAGAAACCGTTTGGCGATTTTGAACTTGATTGAGCCATGGAGTGCAGATGATGAAACTGCAGCTGTTTTAATGTCTCATATGTCTGATGAAAGTGAAGCTGATGAAAGTGATTGGCCAGCTCATATTTTGTGCTCTATAGTCCTCCCTAAGTTTCTAGTCCTGAGCGAACCGTCTTCTCGTGTACTGGTGAATGCAACAATAGAGTACTGCAGGGCTCATCAAAGGGCTGCTGAATATGCCCTTTTGTTTCCATTAGTTCTACGAAAGGATGGTATGAACAACCCCGTCTGTGATGTGATCACTCGAGTAGTTAGAGAATGCATGCATCCTGCTCATGTTTCTGCGTTTTGCCAAAAACTCCTTACCCAAGATGAAGATGAGTGGAGATTCATCTGCCTTCCTTGTCACCGATGTTTGATTAGTGAGGAATTGGTGTGGACCGAGTCACTATTTAGCTTATGGCGAAACATTTTGGATCATAATGTTCATTTGATGCAAGATTCAGTCGATCAACTTGTTAACCAGGTTTGCAAGTATAGTAGTAGGTATTCAAAATCTTTAAAGTTTGCTAATTTTCTGTTATGCCTAGTTAACAAGTGTACTCCATTATTGAGGTCACACAAGCTTATTTTAACTGCGGCTGTTGAGAACTCTGACACCTTGGTTACCAAATCAATACTGTCAAAACTGTCTGCTTTGTAG